The Nitrospinota bacterium genome includes a window with the following:
- a CDS encoding NADH-quinone oxidoreductase subunit L has protein sequence MVIPVLIILFPLLASMLIGVFGKQMSASQVAKTGVYASWAAALFAVWTLYYVGTQGIVQFTFWTLNYEGSSIFKVGMLVDRLTAVMMMLITSVSVVIHTYSVRYLEGDSGYARFFALLSFTTFVILALVSSPNLLMLFIFWQLLGLALYLLLNFNYSHPDACRNGFKSFFIHRVGDVGFLFGLFLAYKYFGTLEFTELFKAAAENSHMVSLLPGNALEVNVISLITLSIFVGAIAKSSQFPLHVWLPDTMDSPTPVSALMHAGIINAGGFLLNRLAPFYALSPSTLHFVFFIGVLTVLMGASIMLVQNDIKKTLGFSTMAQMGYMIMECGLGAFALAIFHLIAHGFFKASLFLGSGTGIHTSRYEPKHPHSHEHDGDPSSSKLTWATGLVITLIMPMVILLVTHDILNIHLQNVHGAVIFLFFSWVTVSQVMFSLYRLQAVASWIVAFSMIGALFVIGFAYFWAGEEFTHFLYPGPGEAEGLFLAASFPPLIFDMIILVSTGLFLLGWFVAYNKVKGQKTFISDWLNSTWKRMYIILINRFYIDQVYVRWNNNILRLAQKVAHRF, from the coding sequence ATGGTAATCCCAGTCCTTATTATACTGTTTCCATTGTTAGCTTCAATGCTAATAGGGGTTTTTGGAAAACAAATGTCAGCATCACAGGTTGCCAAGACGGGGGTCTATGCTTCTTGGGCGGCGGCCCTATTTGCTGTATGGACTCTTTATTACGTCGGAACCCAGGGGATTGTTCAATTTACTTTTTGGACCTTGAATTATGAAGGGTCATCCATCTTTAAAGTTGGAATGTTGGTTGATAGGCTCACAGCCGTTATGATGATGTTAATCACGAGCGTGAGCGTTGTCATCCATACCTATTCCGTAAGGTATCTTGAAGGAGATTCAGGCTACGCCCGGTTTTTCGCGCTCTTGAGCTTTACGACCTTCGTCATTCTTGCTCTTGTATCAAGCCCTAACCTGCTTATGTTGTTTATCTTTTGGCAGTTATTGGGCTTGGCACTTTATCTACTTCTTAATTTTAATTACTCACATCCTGATGCTTGCCGCAATGGATTTAAATCATTTTTTATACATCGCGTTGGGGATGTTGGTTTTCTCTTTGGATTGTTTCTTGCCTATAAGTATTTTGGAACTCTTGAGTTTACAGAACTTTTTAAAGCAGCCGCGGAAAATAGCCATATGGTTTCTCTTTTGCCGGGCAATGCCTTGGAAGTGAATGTCATTTCCCTGATTACACTTTCTATTTTTGTAGGTGCAATAGCCAAATCTTCTCAATTTCCTTTACATGTTTGGTTGCCGGACACTATGGATTCCCCCACTCCTGTCTCTGCTCTGATGCATGCTGGGATTATTAATGCTGGGGGATTTTTATTGAACCGATTAGCTCCATTTTATGCTTTGTCGCCATCAACTCTTCATTTTGTATTTTTTATTGGTGTACTTACGGTTCTGATGGGTGCTTCAATCATGTTGGTGCAAAACGATATCAAGAAAACCCTTGGCTTTTCCACTATGGCACAAATGGGATACATGATAATGGAATGTGGGCTGGGCGCCTTTGCATTAGCAATTTTCCATTTAATTGCCCACGGTTTTTTTAAAGCATCTTTGTTTTTGGGATCGGGAACAGGAATACATACATCCCGCTATGAACCAAAGCATCCGCATTCACACGAGCATGATGGAGATCCGTCTTCATCAAAACTAACCTGGGCAACCGGTTTAGTGATTACCTTGATAATGCCAATGGTTATTCTTTTGGTTACTCATGATATTCTGAATATACATTTACAAAATGTGCATGGGGCTGTGATTTTCTTATTTTTTAGTTGGGTGACTGTCTCTCAAGTCATGTTCAGTTTATATCGTCTGCAGGCAGTGGCATCATGGATAGTGGCATTTTCGATGATTGGGGCATTATTTGTAATCGGGTTCGCATACTTTTGGGCCGGAGAGGAATTTACACATTTCCTATACCCGGGGCCGGGAGAGGCAGAAGGTTTATTTTTAGCAGCATCATTTCCTCCATTAATATTTGACATGATCATCTTGGTATCCACTGGACTTTTCTTGTTAGGTTGGTTTGTCGCCTATAACAAAGTCAAAGGCCAAAAAACATTTATTTCTGATTGGCTCAATTCAACCTGGAAGCGAATGTATATTATCTTAATCAATCGATTCTATATTGATCAGGTATATGTTCGTTGGAACAACAATATTTTGCGTTTGGCTCAAAAGGTAGCCCATCGTTTTTAA
- a CDS encoding transposase, whose protein sequence is MRSLWLPQNNRLLQREGFKVNHKRVERLWRKEGLKVPQKQPKRKRLWFNDGSCIRLRPQFKDHVWSYDFMTL, encoded by the coding sequence ATACGGTCGCTATGGTTACCGCAGAATAACCGATTGTTGCAAAGAGAAGGTTTTAAAGTAAACCATAAACGAGTGGAGCGTCTTTGGCGGAAGGAGGGATTGAAGGTTCCTCAAAAACAACCCAAACGAAAACGATTATGGTTTAACGATGGTTCCTGTATTCGTTTGAGGCCTCAGTTCAAGGATCATGTGTGGAGTTATGACTTTATGACTCTATGA
- a CDS encoding transposase — protein MVRLGIQTLFIDPGSPWENGYNESFNGKLRDELLNGEIFTTLLEAKVLIENWRKEYNQFRPHSSLNYQPPAPETIKPKVEILS, from the coding sequence TTGGTACGATTAGGAATTCAAACTTTATTCATTGACCCGGGTTCTCCTTGGGAGAATGGCTACAATGAGTCGTTTAATGGAAAGCTCAGAGATGAGCTGTTGAATGGAGAAATCTTTACAACTTTGCTGGAAGCTAAGGTCTTGATAGAAAACTGGAGGAAAGAATACAATCAATTTAGACCCCATAGTTCACTCAATTATCAACCTCCGGCTCCTGAAACGATTAAACCAAAAGTGGAAATACTATCTTAA
- a CDS encoding MBL fold metallo-hydrolase: MPLEDELGDILQKARDGKAWSQDDLVRATDLGVDDIKRIESYELTPGDSDVLKLAKALDLDGPALINIAQEKWMPNEPANDPDFDLVCLNVFMGEYPVNCFLLRCKATGETAVVDTGANPKTIINKAREMGVRPSMILLTHAHPDHAGGLGELDSAFDCPTYIDHKEPRPRGSRNFKIVKEGDELTLGKLRIRCLETPGHTTGGVSYLINQTLLSGDVIFAGSMGRANSSWNDLFNSITKKVLRLPDDTGIYPGHGPATTVKQEKEHNPFFIGRVK; the protein is encoded by the coding sequence ATGCCTCTTGAGGATGAATTGGGAGATATTTTACAAAAGGCCCGGGATGGAAAAGCCTGGTCACAGGATGACCTCGTTCGTGCAACAGACCTGGGAGTGGATGATATAAAGCGGATAGAAAGCTATGAGTTGACACCCGGTGACTCGGATGTATTAAAACTTGCAAAAGCATTGGATTTAGATGGCCCGGCACTCATTAATATTGCTCAGGAGAAATGGATGCCGAATGAACCGGCAAATGACCCCGACTTTGATTTGGTTTGCCTGAATGTTTTTATGGGAGAGTATCCGGTAAATTGTTTCCTCCTGCGTTGTAAGGCAACGGGGGAAACCGCGGTGGTAGATACCGGAGCCAATCCAAAAACGATCATCAATAAAGCCCGCGAAATGGGTGTACGTCCCAGTATGATCCTGTTAACTCATGCTCACCCGGACCACGCCGGTGGACTGGGAGAACTGGACAGTGCTTTTGATTGTCCTACCTACATAGATCATAAAGAACCCAGGCCGAGAGGAAGCCGGAATTTTAAAATTGTAAAAGAGGGTGATGAGTTGACGCTTGGTAAATTACGCATCAGATGTTTAGAAACGCCTGGCCATACGACAGGTGGTGTTTCTTACCTGATAAATCAAACATTACTTTCCGGAGACGTGATCTTCGCCGGTTCCATGGGGCGTGCCAATTCCTCCTGGAACGATTTGTTTAATTCCATAACGAAAAAGGTTCTTCGCCTGCCAGATGACACCGGCATTTATCCCGGTCATGGACCCGCAACAACAGTGAAACAGGAGAAGGAACACAATCCATTTTTCATTGGAAGAGTAAAGTAG